From the Gordonia bronchialis DSM 43247 genome, one window contains:
- a CDS encoding alpha/beta fold hydrolase: MALREVEFTSSNGRDTIYGWIYEPVRPARGIIQLIHGLGEHSRRYLPLITKLLDAGYVVAADDHAGHGRTAMSSGIWADAGDDADRVVVDDEKTLRSIVREQHLDLPYVIFGHSWGSMIARGLVAGDSEGVDGLILCGIAAGIHGIDNILDRQALAAESDAEAPASEAYVVAMFDGFISRYAPGSGPTAWVARDPDVVRDHAIDPLNNFGAPMSVRFVRGFIDLYDAVNADGWYSSVRADLPVLILAGDGDPVTNFGEGAYRVANQLVRSGHPDVRTRVYTGFRHEVHNEPEIRDEVAGEIVAFADRCIG; encoded by the coding sequence ATGGCACTACGCGAAGTCGAGTTCACGTCGAGTAATGGACGGGACACGATCTACGGCTGGATCTACGAGCCGGTCCGGCCGGCGCGCGGCATCATTCAACTCATCCACGGTCTCGGTGAGCATTCGCGGCGGTATCTGCCGCTCATCACCAAGCTGCTCGACGCGGGGTACGTCGTCGCGGCCGACGATCACGCCGGGCACGGGAGGACGGCGATGAGTTCGGGCATCTGGGCTGATGCCGGCGACGATGCCGACCGGGTCGTCGTCGACGACGAGAAGACACTGCGTTCGATTGTGCGCGAACAACATCTGGACCTGCCCTACGTCATCTTCGGACATTCGTGGGGATCGATGATCGCCCGCGGACTGGTTGCCGGGGACAGCGAGGGCGTCGACGGGTTGATCTTGTGCGGGATAGCCGCGGGCATCCACGGTATCGACAACATCCTCGACCGGCAGGCGCTTGCCGCCGAGTCCGACGCCGAGGCCCCCGCGTCGGAGGCGTATGTGGTCGCGATGTTCGACGGCTTCATCTCCCGCTACGCACCCGGCTCGGGCCCGACGGCCTGGGTGGCCCGCGATCCCGACGTGGTGCGCGACCACGCCATCGACCCGCTGAACAACTTCGGGGCGCCGATGTCGGTGCGATTCGTGCGTGGCTTCATCGACCTGTACGACGCCGTCAACGCCGACGGCTGGTACTCGTCGGTGCGCGCCGATCTGCCCGTGCTGATCCTGGCCGGCGACGGTGACCCGGTGACCAACTTCGGCGAGGGTGCCTACCGGGTCGCCAATCAGCTTGTGCGATCCGGTCATCCGGATGTGCGGACCCGCGTGTACACCGGCTTTCGGCACGAGGTGCACAACGAACCGGAGATCCGAGACGAGGTGGCGGGCGAGATCGTCGCCTTCGCGGACCGCTGTATCGGATGA
- a CDS encoding CocE/NonD family hydrolase — protein sequence MTYQLDTDGARAKPRRSLEPSQRSRTAGVPHFGALPLGDPTGGADGIRWREQVDGAQLYPRVHIDRDVSITMSDGVTLRATVIRPANRFGQTVLTPYPAIVNINPYNRAAIDVLDQTLHAPVLGKALHSASRSIDATGTALEGLTTLTQTVAGGVFDVFGINRRLVRSGYVQVIVDVRGTGASHGKWEILGPREQQDSVEIIDWAATQEWCDGAVGLAGWSYSAINSLQAADKCPPQLKAVFAVEGCDDIVRDIYITGGMPSAFIPAWLSVVNVLKWVPNPANVIRDIVRGDALRWAADRVKSPATEIPSLLWGFLTARDDRIFDDPYFDERDPKVDRIEAPTFTVGAWHDLFGRSATGVYERLNMEPGRKQMVVGDGYHFDVGSGYGGKFAPPRLDVLERAWFDRWLKNHRNGIDYYGPVTMLQQGGAWTSGPSFPRTGVRSHRLYLVDEPSESAGHAVHDGSLSSVPGVGISSLHIHPDIRGMRSRDMTQVTAGATMALGRSFTHDARSQERGALSFTSAPVAEATPISGAMNLRLNVATTGHEAIWAVTVNDVAPDGTSTVLTNGALSASNRALDKSKSTYSEDGALLGAHHFLSRKRKLPVPADQPVRIDVDLVPTDAVLEPGHRLRVDVYAASFPRYLTVVPDLIKARGRRQRLVLDPDHPSYLTFLAGDGID from the coding sequence ATGACGTACCAATTGGACACCGACGGCGCGCGCGCCAAGCCGCGCCGCTCCCTCGAGCCATCGCAACGGTCGCGCACCGCTGGGGTACCGCATTTCGGTGCCCTGCCCCTCGGTGATCCGACCGGCGGCGCCGACGGCATCCGCTGGCGTGAACAGGTCGACGGCGCGCAACTGTATCCGCGGGTGCACATCGACCGGGACGTCTCCATCACGATGAGCGACGGGGTCACCCTGCGCGCCACCGTGATCCGCCCGGCGAACCGCTTCGGCCAGACCGTGCTGACCCCCTACCCCGCCATCGTCAACATCAACCCCTACAACCGGGCCGCGATCGACGTCCTCGATCAGACGCTGCACGCCCCGGTCCTCGGCAAGGCGCTGCATTCGGCGTCGCGGTCGATCGACGCGACCGGCACCGCACTCGAGGGACTGACCACGCTCACCCAGACGGTCGCCGGTGGCGTCTTCGACGTCTTCGGCATCAACCGCAGACTTGTGCGCAGCGGCTACGTGCAGGTGATCGTCGATGTGCGCGGCACCGGCGCCAGCCACGGCAAGTGGGAGATCCTCGGCCCGCGTGAGCAGCAGGATTCGGTGGAGATCATCGACTGGGCGGCCACACAGGAATGGTGCGACGGTGCGGTCGGCCTCGCCGGCTGGTCGTACTCGGCGATCAACTCGCTGCAGGCCGCCGACAAGTGCCCGCCCCAGCTCAAGGCGGTGTTCGCCGTCGAGGGCTGCGACGACATCGTCCGCGACATCTACATCACCGGCGGCATGCCGTCGGCGTTCATCCCGGCCTGGCTGTCGGTGGTGAACGTACTCAAGTGGGTTCCCAACCCGGCCAACGTGATTCGTGACATCGTCCGCGGTGACGCCCTGCGCTGGGCCGCCGACCGGGTGAAGTCGCCGGCCACCGAGATCCCGTCGCTGCTGTGGGGATTCCTCACCGCCCGCGATGATCGCATCTTCGACGATCCCTACTTCGACGAGCGCGATCCCAAGGTGGATCGCATCGAGGCGCCCACGTTCACCGTCGGCGCCTGGCATGATCTGTTCGGCCGCAGCGCAACCGGCGTCTACGAGCGGCTGAACATGGAACCCGGCCGCAAGCAGATGGTCGTCGGCGACGGCTATCACTTCGACGTCGGATCCGGGTATGGCGGCAAGTTCGCCCCGCCGCGACTCGACGTCCTCGAACGCGCCTGGTTCGACCGCTGGCTCAAGAACCACCGCAATGGCATCGACTACTACGGTCCGGTGACCATGCTGCAGCAGGGCGGGGCCTGGACGTCGGGACCGAGTTTCCCGCGCACCGGCGTCCGGTCGCATCGGCTGTATCTCGTCGACGAACCATCGGAGTCGGCCGGACATGCCGTACACGACGGATCACTGAGTAGCGTTCCTGGCGTGGGGATCTCGTCGCTGCACATCCATCCCGACATCCGCGGCATGCGGTCGCGCGACATGACGCAGGTGACCGCTGGTGCCACCATGGCACTGGGCCGCTCGTTCACCCATGACGCGCGATCCCAGGAACGCGGCGCCCTCTCGTTCACGAGCGCACCCGTCGCCGAGGCCACCCCGATCAGCGGCGCGATGAACCTGCGGCTCAACGTCGCCACCACCGGACACGAGGCGATCTGGGCGGTCACCGTCAATGATGTTGCGCCGGACGGCACTTCGACAGTCCTCACCAACGGCGCGTTGTCGGCGTCCAACCGGGCGCTGGACAAGTCGAAGTCCACCTACTCCGAGGACGGCGCCCTCCTCGGGGCGCACCACTTCCTGTCCCGCAAGCGCAAGCTGCCGGTCCCGGCCGACCAGCCGGTGCGCATCGACGTCGACCTCGTCCCCACCGACGCCGTCCTCGAGCCCGGACACCGGCTGCGCGTGGACGTCTACGCGGCCAGCTTCCCCCGCTACCTCACCGTGGTCCCCGACCTCATCAAGGCCCGCGGTCGACGTCAGCGCCTGGTGCTCGACCCCGACCATCCCAGCTACCTGACGTTCCTGGCGGGCGACGGGATCGACTGA
- the rplJ gene encoding 50S ribosomal protein L10, whose translation MAKSDKVAAVAEIAEQFKGSTATVVTEYRGLSVTQITELRRSLGEGATYSVAKNTLVKRAAAEAGVEGLDELFTGPTAIAFIEGEPVVAAKAIKTFAKDNKALVIKGGYMDGRSLSVAEIEQIADLETREVLLAKLAGAMKGNLAKAAGLFNQPASQVARLAAALQEKKNEAGE comes from the coding sequence ATGGCCAAGTCCGACAAGGTCGCCGCAGTCGCGGAGATCGCTGAGCAGTTCAAGGGCTCCACGGCGACGGTCGTCACGGAATACCGTGGCCTGTCCGTCACCCAGATCACCGAACTGCGACGGTCCCTCGGTGAGGGTGCAACCTACTCCGTCGCCAAGAACACCCTGGTGAAGCGTGCCGCCGCAGAGGCGGGCGTGGAAGGGCTCGACGAGCTGTTCACCGGTCCCACCGCAATCGCCTTCATCGAAGGTGAGCCGGTGGTGGCCGCCAAGGCGATCAAGACGTTCGCCAAGGACAACAAAGCACTGGTCATCAAGGGCGGATACATGGACGGCCGCTCGCTGTCCGTGGCGGAGATCGAGCAGATCGCCGACCTGGAGACCCGTGAGGTGCTGTTGGCCAAGCTCGCCGGTGCCATGAAGGGCAACTTGGCAAAGGCTGCCGGACTGTTCAATCAGCCGGCTTCGCAGGTGGCGCGCCTGGCCGCGGCCCTGCAGGAGAAGAAGAACGAAGCCGGCGAATAG
- the rplL gene encoding 50S ribosomal protein L7/L12 — protein MAKLTADELIDQFKELTLLELSEFVKKFEEVFEVTAAAPVAVAAAGAPAAGGAAEAAAEQDEFDVVLEAAGDKKIQVIKVVREVVSGLGLKEAKDLVEGAPKALLEKVDKDAAEAAKAKLEEAGAKVSVK, from the coding sequence ATGGCGAAGCTCACCGCTGACGAGCTCATCGATCAGTTCAAGGAACTGACCCTGCTGGAGCTCAGCGAGTTCGTGAAGAAGTTCGAAGAGGTCTTCGAGGTCACCGCTGCCGCTCCGGTTGCCGTTGCCGCTGCCGGTGCTCCGGCTGCCGGTGGCGCTGCCGAGGCCGCCGCTGAGCAGGACGAGTTCGACGTCGTGCTCGAGGCTGCCGGCGACAAGAAGATCCAGGTCATCAAGGTCGTCCGCGAGGTCGTCTCCGGTCTGGGCCTGAAGGAGGCCAAGGACCTCGTCGAGGGTGCTCCCAAGGCGCTCCTGGAGAAGGTCGACAAGGACGCCGCCGAGGCTGCCAAGGCCAAGCTCGAAGAGGCCGGCGCCAAGGTGTCGGTCAAGTAA
- a CDS encoding glycosyltransferase 87 family protein: MTNAVAGVFSGPHKRLNIVGVVVLVLGLARVFGQPWLFHIGPTKYWGPPVDFQIYRYGGQFLSHGWALYDGSMPPTNDTLLPFTYPPFSALVFAPLSWLPVRLGAVLMAVVGCVLVWWMIRLLLRRVGCGDLPVGWSLILTAVALQLEPVRITLDLGQVNIVLVALMVADTIAKRPTRLEPYRGLLVGVAAAIKLTPAVVIIYYLARRQWRAAANVVLGFVACTGLAWAVTPSDSYQYWTSTLFDADRIGGLAFIYNEGIAGVLARMGLDETDRSHWWMLATAIATIYCLVLARVLADRGEIELCLLAASAVALLGAPAAWIHHWVLTSVFIVVFLAVGIRARDRVYLGLGVLGLLAQLPGPYLFLPKRDLRELDWSWWQNIYGNLSLIWLVLVLVAAWWLRLSRVRDKWSPTPSDDPDAAVLDK; this comes from the coding sequence GTGACCAACGCCGTCGCCGGGGTGTTCTCCGGTCCGCACAAACGCCTCAACATCGTCGGCGTCGTCGTGCTCGTCCTGGGCCTCGCGCGGGTATTCGGTCAGCCCTGGCTCTTTCACATCGGACCCACCAAGTACTGGGGGCCGCCGGTCGATTTTCAGATCTACCGCTACGGCGGCCAGTTCCTGTCGCACGGCTGGGCGCTCTATGACGGCTCGATGCCGCCCACCAACGACACCCTCCTGCCGTTCACCTACCCGCCGTTCTCGGCGCTGGTCTTCGCGCCCCTGAGCTGGCTGCCGGTGCGCCTCGGTGCCGTACTGATGGCCGTCGTGGGCTGTGTGCTGGTGTGGTGGATGATCCGGTTGCTGCTGCGCCGGGTGGGCTGCGGCGATCTGCCGGTCGGCTGGTCGCTGATCCTGACGGCCGTGGCCCTGCAACTCGAGCCGGTGCGTATCACCCTCGACCTCGGGCAGGTCAACATCGTGCTGGTGGCGCTGATGGTCGCCGACACCATCGCCAAACGGCCGACGAGACTCGAGCCGTACCGCGGCCTTCTCGTCGGCGTCGCCGCGGCGATCAAACTGACCCCCGCGGTGGTCATCATCTACTACCTCGCACGACGACAGTGGCGTGCCGCCGCGAACGTGGTGCTCGGCTTCGTCGCCTGCACCGGACTCGCCTGGGCCGTCACGCCGTCGGACTCCTACCAGTACTGGACGTCGACGCTCTTCGACGCCGACCGCATCGGCGGGCTGGCCTTCATCTACAACGAGGGCATCGCCGGTGTGCTGGCCAGAATGGGCCTCGACGAGACCGACCGCTCGCACTGGTGGATGCTGGCCACCGCCATCGCGACCATCTACTGTCTCGTCCTGGCCCGCGTGCTCGCCGACCGTGGCGAGATCGAACTCTGTCTGCTGGCCGCCTCGGCGGTGGCCCTGCTGGGCGCCCCGGCGGCCTGGATTCATCACTGGGTGCTGACGTCGGTGTTCATCGTCGTCTTCCTCGCCGTCGGCATCCGGGCACGCGATCGGGTCTACCTCGGACTGGGTGTGCTGGGGCTGCTGGCCCAGTTGCCCGGGCCCTATCTCTTCCTTCCCAAACGAGATCTGCGCGAGCTCGACTGGTCGTGGTGGCAGAACATCTACGGCAATCTGTCCCTGATCTGGCTGGTGCTCGTCCTCGTCGCTGCGTGGTGGCTTCGGCTCTCGCGGGTCCGGGACAAGTGGTCGCCGACGCCGTCTGACGACCCCGATGCTGCGGTGTTGGACAAGTGA
- a CDS encoding ABC transporter ATP-binding protein: protein MGVEVSVANLTKSFGSQNIWRDVTLTLPSGEVSALLGPSGTGKSVFLKTLIGLLHPEQGSVIIDGTDITKCSAKELYEIRKLFGVLFQDGALFGSMSLYDNIAFPLREHTKKKENEVRDIVMEKVDLVGLAGAEDKLPGEISGGMRKRAGLARALVLDPQIILCDEPDSGLDPVRTAYISQLLIDINAQIDATILIVTHNINIARTIPDNIGMLFRKELVMFGPREQLLTSDQPVVKQFLSGDRFGPIGMSEEKDEAVQKQEEAMQAAGIGGGGTKDDFSEIIPQVQPNPGMPERKAIGRHRERVLELLPTLPENAQRAIRESMDEEDRMREETRAHEQDTGQQPGGQHAAGEWTQVQQGGGVAVADQKTDVINYQGNQYQGGDYQGSDAPTQQWVKPDNSPTTSINTDRGDVPGHEGRAT, encoded by the coding sequence GTGGGTGTTGAGGTCAGTGTCGCGAATCTGACGAAGTCTTTTGGTTCGCAGAACATCTGGCGTGATGTCACGTTGACCCTGCCGTCGGGGGAGGTGTCGGCTCTGCTGGGGCCGTCCGGTACGGGTAAGTCGGTGTTTCTGAAGACGCTGATCGGTTTGCTGCATCCGGAGCAGGGTTCGGTGATCATCGATGGCACCGATATCACCAAGTGTTCGGCCAAGGAGCTCTACGAGATCCGCAAGTTGTTCGGTGTGCTGTTCCAGGACGGTGCCCTGTTCGGGTCGATGAGTTTGTATGACAACATCGCGTTCCCGCTTCGTGAGCACACGAAGAAGAAGGAGAACGAGGTCCGCGACATCGTGATGGAGAAGGTCGATCTGGTCGGTCTGGCCGGTGCCGAGGACAAGCTGCCTGGTGAGATCTCTGGTGGTATGCGTAAGCGTGCCGGGTTGGCGCGGGCGTTGGTGCTCGATCCGCAGATCATTCTGTGTGATGAGCCGGACTCGGGTCTGGATCCGGTGCGTACGGCCTACATCAGTCAGTTGTTGATCGACATCAATGCGCAGATCGATGCGACGATTCTGATCGTGACGCACAACATCAACATTGCGCGCACGATTCCGGACAACATCGGCATGTTGTTCCGTAAGGAGTTGGTGATGTTCGGTCCGCGGGAGCAGTTGCTCACCTCGGATCAGCCGGTGGTCAAGCAGTTCCTCTCCGGTGATCGGTTCGGTCCGATCGGTATGTCCGAGGAGAAGGATGAGGCCGTCCAGAAGCAGGAAGAGGCCATGCAGGCCGCCGGTATCGGTGGTGGCGGTACCAAGGACGATTTCTCCGAGATCATCCCTCAGGTGCAGCCCAACCCGGGGATGCCCGAACGCAAGGCGATCGGCCGGCACCGCGAACGAGTTCTGGAACTGCTGCCGACGCTGCCGGAGAACGCCCAGCGCGCCATCCGCGAGTCCATGGACGAAGAGGATCGCATGCGCGAGGAGACCCGCGCGCACGAGCAGGACACCGGGCAGCAGCCCGGTGGCCAGCACGCCGCGGGTGAGTGGACCCAGGTACAGCAGGGCGGTGGCGTCGCCGTCGCCGACCAGAAGACCGACGTGATCAACTACCAGGGCAATCAGTATCAGGGCGGGGACTACCAGGGCAGCGACGCACCCACTCAGCAGTGGGTCAAGCCAGACAACTCTCCGACCACCTCCATCAACACCGATCGTGGTGACGTTCCGGGTCACGAAGGGCGGGCCACCTAG
- a CDS encoding MlaE family ABC transporter permease, which yields MSSATTRGVDRIAKAGTGALEQTGNIVQLFVDVARQTFVRPFQWREFIQQAWFIASVTILPTALIAIPFGAIVSLQTGSLIKQLGAESYTGAASVLVVIQQGSPLVTSLLIAGAAGSAVAADLGSRTIREEIDAMEVLGINPIQRLVVPRVLAMVLVAMLLNGLVAVIGIGGGYFFNVVVQGGTPGAYLASFGALAQLPDLYVSTLKAAIFGVLAGVVAAYKGLHPKGGPKGVGDAVNQSVVITFLLLFLANLIITAVYLQIVPPKGS from the coding sequence ATGAGTAGTGCCACCACGCGTGGCGTCGACAGGATCGCAAAAGCCGGTACGGGGGCTCTTGAGCAGACCGGCAATATCGTCCAGCTCTTCGTCGATGTTGCACGCCAGACCTTTGTGCGCCCGTTCCAGTGGCGGGAGTTCATCCAGCAGGCGTGGTTCATCGCCAGTGTGACGATCCTGCCGACGGCGCTGATCGCGATCCCCTTCGGCGCGATCGTCTCGCTACAGACGGGTTCGCTGATCAAGCAGCTCGGCGCCGAGTCCTACACCGGTGCGGCCAGCGTGCTGGTGGTGATCCAGCAGGGATCACCGCTGGTGACCTCGCTGCTCATCGCCGGCGCGGCCGGGTCGGCGGTCGCCGCCGATCTCGGGTCGCGCACCATCCGCGAGGAGATCGACGCGATGGAGGTGCTCGGCATCAACCCGATCCAGCGTCTCGTCGTCCCGCGCGTGCTGGCGATGGTTCTGGTGGCGATGCTGCTCAACGGTCTGGTCGCGGTCATCGGTATCGGTGGTGGCTACTTCTTCAACGTCGTCGTGCAGGGTGGCACGCCCGGTGCCTATCTGGCCTCCTTCGGTGCACTGGCACAACTGCCCGATCTGTACGTCTCGACCCTCAAGGCGGCGATCTTCGGTGTGCTCGCCGGCGTCGTCGCCGCCTACAAGGGACTGCATCCCAAGGGCGGACCGAAGGGCGTGGGTGACGCGGTCAACCAGAGCGTCGTCATCACGTTCCTGCTGCTGTTCCTGGCCAACCTGATCATCACTGCGGTCTACCTGCAGATCGTCCCGCCGAAGGGGAGCTGA
- a CDS encoding MlaE family ABC transporter permease, with product MANGGVTIAKSRPEYYMYEARKQLSKPLKVLDGAGEQMSFYGRTLAWMPKTLVHYTREVLRLLAEVAFGSGGLAVIGGTIGVMVLMSGFTGVVVGLQGYAALDQIGSQALTGFLSAYVNTREVAPLVAGLALSATVGCGFTAQLGAMRISEEIDALETMAVPSIPFLVSTRVIAGFVAVIPLYVLGLLSAYLASRVITTVFNGQSGGSYDHYFNLFLPPADVLWSFGKVLVFAFVIILVHCYYGYYASGGPAGVGVAVGHAVRAALVLIAILDFFLGLAIWGTTTTVRVGG from the coding sequence ATGGCCAACGGTGGGGTGACGATCGCCAAGAGCCGCCCCGAGTACTACATGTACGAGGCGCGTAAGCAGCTGTCGAAGCCGCTGAAGGTGCTCGACGGTGCCGGCGAACAGATGTCCTTCTACGGGCGCACGCTCGCCTGGATGCCCAAGACCCTGGTGCATTACACCCGCGAGGTGTTGCGCCTGCTCGCCGAAGTCGCGTTCGGATCGGGTGGTCTCGCGGTGATCGGCGGCACCATCGGCGTGATGGTGCTGATGTCGGGATTCACCGGCGTCGTCGTCGGGCTGCAGGGATACGCGGCCCTCGACCAGATCGGCTCGCAGGCCCTGACCGGCTTCCTCTCGGCCTACGTCAACACCCGTGAGGTCGCCCCGCTGGTGGCAGGTCTGGCGCTCTCGGCGACGGTGGGCTGCGGCTTCACCGCCCAGCTCGGTGCCATGCGCATCTCCGAGGAGATCGACGCGCTGGAGACCATGGCCGTGCCGTCGATCCCGTTCCTGGTCAGCACCCGCGTGATCGCCGGTTTCGTCGCGGTCATCCCGCTCTACGTGCTCGGTTTGCTCTCGGCCTACCTGGCATCGCGGGTGATCACCACCGTGTTCAACGGGCAGTCCGGCGGGTCCTACGACCACTACTTCAACCTGTTCCTACCACCGGCCGACGTGTTGTGGTCCTTCGGTAAGGTTCTGGTCTTCGCGTTCGTGATCATCCTGGTCCACTGCTATTACGGCTACTACGCCAGCGGCGGCCCGGCCGGTGTCGGCGTGGCCGTGGGACACGCGGTACGAGCGGCGCTCGTCCTGATCGCGATCCTCGATTTCTTCCTGGGTCTGGCGATCTGGGGTACCACCACGACCGTGCGAGTAGGGGGTTAG
- a CDS encoding MCE family protein: MTVLRRRLLGLVFFIIVALFFTVTIMKFNNSFTDYTEVTLKTDSTGNALPSNADVKARGVVVGEVRRVEPAPDGSVDVILGLTPSMADELPASTTARILPKTLFGERYVALQVPETTGGPTLTNGASIATDTSGNAREVQELFDKLLPVLEAIPPQDLNVTLTSLSSALSGRGEQIGTTLDELNTIFARINEHMPELQGTLRGLASFSQTYSEALPDVIDALDNLRTTSNTIVERQGDLRTLISTLGVAATDTTGWLRQNRTDLIDLFVDSEPFLVGLAKQSPTFVCTFRNFAGLIPESRRIVGQGTKNPGVRVNLQFVNPRGRYLPNQDEPRLLDRDPPAVCYEPARDGRPFPQYPGGGLADGSYQPPSRNAGPRTVKTLPQPQFSGMPAGTVRSNPYDDPDYVNQLKVIYGATSGVDPKDVPSWVTMIGGATLQGAQVDIK; the protein is encoded by the coding sequence GTGACTGTATTACGCCGGCGGCTGCTCGGTCTCGTGTTCTTCATCATCGTCGCGCTGTTCTTCACGGTGACGATCATGAAGTTCAACAATTCCTTCACCGACTACACCGAGGTGACGCTCAAGACGGATTCGACGGGCAATGCGCTGCCCTCCAACGCCGACGTGAAAGCGCGCGGCGTGGTGGTCGGCGAGGTGCGTCGCGTCGAACCCGCGCCCGACGGAAGCGTCGACGTGATCCTCGGGCTCACCCCGTCGATGGCCGACGAGCTCCCCGCCTCGACCACCGCTCGCATCCTCCCGAAGACGCTCTTCGGTGAACGGTATGTGGCGCTGCAGGTCCCCGAGACCACCGGCGGCCCGACGCTGACCAACGGTGCGTCGATCGCCACCGACACCAGCGGCAATGCCCGCGAGGTCCAGGAGCTGTTCGACAAGCTGCTGCCGGTCCTCGAGGCGATCCCGCCGCAGGACCTCAACGTCACGCTGACGTCGCTGTCGTCGGCGTTGTCGGGACGTGGGGAGCAGATCGGCACCACCCTCGACGAGCTCAACACCATCTTCGCCCGCATCAATGAGCACATGCCCGAGCTGCAGGGCACCCTGCGCGGGCTCGCGAGTTTCTCCCAGACCTACTCGGAGGCACTGCCGGACGTGATCGACGCCCTCGACAACCTGCGCACGACGAGCAACACCATCGTCGAACGTCAAGGTGATCTGCGGACGCTGATCTCGACCCTGGGGGTTGCGGCGACCGACACCACCGGCTGGCTGCGGCAGAACCGCACCGACCTCATCGACCTGTTCGTCGATTCCGAACCGTTCCTGGTGGGCCTGGCCAAGCAGTCGCCGACCTTCGTGTGCACCTTCCGCAACTTCGCGGGGCTGATCCCGGAGTCGAGGCGCATCGTCGGGCAGGGCACCAAGAATCCGGGCGTGCGGGTGAACCTGCAGTTCGTCAACCCGCGTGGACGGTACCTGCCCAACCAGGACGAGCCGCGGCTGCTGGACCGCGACCCACCGGCGGTGTGTTACGAGCCGGCGCGTGACGGCCGACCGTTCCCGCAGTACCCCGGCGGCGGCCTGGCTGACGGCAGCTACCAGCCGCCGTCGCGCAACGCCGGTCCGCGCACCGTCAAGACGCTGCCGCAGCCCCAGTTCAGCGGCATGCCGGCGGGCACGGTTCGCTCCAACCCGTACGACGACCCCGACTACGTCAATCAGCTCAAGGTGATCTACGGCGCCACCAGCGGCGTCGATCCCAAGGACGTCCCGAGCTGGGTCACCATGATCGGTGGCGCGACGCTGCAGGGAGCGCAGGTCGACATCAAATGA
- a CDS encoding MCE family protein, with amino-acid sequence MKSIVAPLIKLIVFAVVTVVATSLLALTIANAGGDGDAGYEALFTDATLLNPGDDVRIAGVRVGQVESVDVVRVHEGDNEVSKALVKFNVNRDRLPAGTQLYIRYRNLTGLRYLGLERGAGDPNQTVSKGHTFGEGVDDRSTHPPVNLTELFNGFRPLFQQLSADDVNKLSENIIKVFDRQEDSISSLVASTADLTNALADKDAVIGELITNLTRVLDTVNRHDDQFTSLLDNTEKLVTGLAAQRGSVGSAITSVSNLTSVTANILGATRPSIQGDIAGLKSLADQINARDDDVEEILKNLPVKLQKIGRAATFGSWFQFYLCGIDVVAGNGKSTLLTKPLIPLPDINHVLYTSAATRCWANEQPGG; translated from the coding sequence ATGAAATCGATTGTGGCACCGCTGATCAAGCTGATCGTCTTCGCCGTGGTGACGGTGGTGGCGACCAGTCTCCTCGCGCTGACCATCGCCAATGCCGGCGGTGACGGCGACGCCGGCTACGAGGCCCTGTTCACCGACGCGACGCTGCTCAACCCGGGCGACGACGTGCGCATCGCGGGTGTGCGCGTCGGCCAGGTGGAGAGCGTGGACGTGGTCCGCGTGCACGAGGGCGACAACGAGGTCTCCAAGGCGCTGGTGAAGTTCAACGTCAACCGCGACCGCCTGCCGGCCGGCACCCAGCTCTACATCCGCTACCGCAACCTGACCGGCCTGCGGTATCTGGGACTGGAGCGGGGTGCGGGCGACCCGAACCAGACGGTGTCGAAGGGACACACCTTCGGCGAGGGCGTCGACGATCGTTCTACGCACCCGCCGGTGAACCTGACCGAGCTGTTCAACGGGTTCCGTCCGCTGTTCCAGCAGCTGTCGGCCGACGACGTGAACAAGCTGTCGGAGAACATCATCAAGGTGTTCGACCGCCAGGAGGACTCGATCAGTTCGCTGGTCGCCAGCACCGCCGACCTCACCAATGCGCTGGCCGACAAAGACGCCGTCATCGGTGAGCTCATCACCAACCTGACGCGGGTGCTCGACACCGTCAACCGCCACGACGACCAATTCACCAGCCTGCTCGACAACACCGAGAAACTGGTGACCGGCCTTGCCGCGCAACGTGGTTCGGTGGGCTCGGCGATCACCTCGGTGTCCAACCTGACCTCGGTGACCGCCAACATCCTCGGTGCGACCCGGCCGTCGATCCAGGGTGACATCGCCGGACTGAAGTCGCTGGCCGACCAGATCAACGCCCGCGACGACGATGTCGAGGAGATCCTGAAGAACCTGCCGGTCAAGCTGCAGAAGATCGGCCGCGCGGCGACCTTCGGATCGTGGTTCCAGTTCTATCTGTGCGGCATCGACGTCGTCGCGGGCAACGGTAAGTCGACGCTGCTGACCAAACCGCTGATCCCGTTGCCGGACATCAATCATGTGCTATACACCAGCGCGGCGACCCGCTGCTGGGCGAACGAACAGCCAGGGGGGTGA